The genome window TGGAGCCCGAGCGGGAGGTCGGTGGCGTCGAGCGCGGTCTGCAGCCGGGCGCCGATGGCGTCGTTCTGCGCGGCCAGCCGGGAGCCGTAGAGGGTCTCGATGGTGTTGCGGCGGATCAGCGAGCGCAGTTCGCGGTAGAGGTCGATCCGCGTCCCCGGCGTCCACCGGCCGATCGTCGCGACGGTGTTGGCCGCCATCAGCTCCACGTAGCCGTCGATCCGCCGGCGGTGGAAGGCCGGGAGCACCAGGTGGCGCCGCCTGCGGTGTTCCTCGCCGTCGGTCACCAGCAGCGCGGTCTGCCCCAGGACCGGGAGCATCACCTCGAACGACTCGCGCCAGGAGAAGAGTTCGGGGTTGGCGAAGACGAAGGAGTTGGCCTGCGGTCCGAAGAAGAAGGTGCTGCGCTGCGAGCCGTAGCCCACGCCGACCACCGGTCCGTGCTTGCGCAGCGCGTCGAGCATGCCGGTGAACGGGTCCGCGGCGAACCTGGCCACCTCGCCCGGGGAGAGCCTGGGCACGGTCCGGGCCGTCATGTTCCCTCCGTCCGGCGGCCGTTGGCCCCGGCGGCGGCGCCGACGAAGTCCGCGAGTTCGGGGAGCAGACCGCCGAGCGCCCCGCGCAGCGCCGTCACACCGCCGCGGGCCGCGTCGCCGAGGCCGTCGAGGTGCCCGAAGGCGGTTCGCAGGTGTTCGTCGGCGGCCTCGGCGGCGCGGGCGACGGCTCCGCTGCGGCGCAGCACCTCGGCCACCTCGGCGGCCGCGTCCTCGCTCAACTCGGGTCCCAGCAGGGGCCGCAGGGCATCACCGGCGGATTCCAGCCCGTACAGCACGGGCAGCGTGTACACGCCGTTCCACAGGTCCCGCCCCTTGCCGGGCTCGCCGGCCTCGGCGGGCCCGTGCAGGTCGCCGAGGTCGTTCCAGATCTGGAAGGCCAGGCCCAGGTGGTGGCCGAAGGCGGCGATCGCCGTGCGTTGGCGTTCGTCGGCGCCGGCCGCGATCGCGCCGAGCAGCGCGCTGTAGGAGGTGAGGGCCGCGGTCTTCCCGGCGATCGCCGCCAGGTAGCTGTGCACCGAGCGGTCGGTCCGCCCGGCCTCGCGCAGTTCGGTCAGCTGACCGAGGCAGATCCGCTGCGCGCACCGGACCCCCGCCGCGGCGGCCTCGGGCCCGAGCGAGGCGGCCAGCCCCAGCGCGGTGCTGAGCAGGTAGTCGCCCAGGACCAGCGCCGTGCTGTCGCCGTAGCGCGCGTTGACGGTGGGCCGGCCGCGCCGCACCACGGCCTGGTCGCACAGGTCGTCGTGGTAGAGCGTCGCGGTGTGCAGCAGTTCGACGGCCGCGCCGGCGGTGACGACCTGTTCGGCGGCCGGTGCGTCGCCCCCGACCAGGTAGGCGGCGGTCAGTGCGAGAGCGGGCCGGAGGAACTTCCCGGGGCGCCGCAGCAGGTGTTGCAGCGCCTCCTCGAAGTCCGCGTCATCCAGCGTCAGCTCCTTGATCACTCGGTCATGGACCCGCGACAGGTCGCCGAGGAGTTGCGGGAACTCCTGGCTCGGACCGGTCGGACCCGTCGGCCCCGTAGGCGCCATCTCAGAGCCACGCTCCTATCGAGAAGAGCACGAAGTCGGCGATCATCAGGTAGTACAGCCAGGCCCAGGAGATCAGCGACGGGCCGATCCGGGACCGGGAGAACGACCACACCAGCGCGCCGGCCCAGGGCAGGGTGAGCAGCGGGAGCAGCATCGCCGGCGAGTCGAAGCGCCACACCAGCAGTCCGTCGACGGCGTAGAACCCGGCCAGGCAGCCGGCGTAGAGGATCTTCGTGGTCGCCGCGCTCACCACGTGCGGCAGGGTCGTCTTGCCGGCCGCGCGGTCCTTCTCGACGTCCCGGGCGTTGTTGTGCAGCATCAGGGCGGCAAACAGGAACCCGGGGCCCAGCGAGGCGAGCACCAGGTCCGCGCTGATCCGCCCGGCGTTCAGCCAGGTGAGGATCAGGGTGACGCCGGTGCCCGTGACCACGAAGTCGAGCAACTCGCCCATGGCGCGGTGCCCGAGCGGCCGCGGCCCGCCGGCGTAGCCGAAGTACCCGAGGTAGCAGAGCGCGATCGCGGGCAGCAGCCACAGGTTGGTGGCGGCGGCCAGCACGGCCAGCCCGACCCAGGCGAGCGCGAAGCACCCCAGGCCGGCCAGCCGCAGCCGGCGCATGTCCAGGCCCTGGGCGAGCGCGCTCTCCGGCCGCACCCCGTCCGGCCGGTCCAGGCCCCGGACGTAGTCCTCGTAGTCGTTGACGTAGCGTCGGCCGATGCAGTCCGGCACGAGCACCAGCAGGGTGAGCAGCACGCGCCAGTCGGTCAGCGGGTGGACGTGGCGGGCCGCCGCCACCGCGTACAGGCCCTGGAGCACGATCACCAGCACCAGCGGCGGCCCGGCCGCGACGACCCACGCCCGCAGTCCCGCCCGCTGGTGCCCGGGCGCGGCCGCGGGCGAGGCCGCCGTCACCTCCCGTTCCCCGACGGGGCCGCGGTCTTGGTGCCGATCGCCTGGAACATCACGTTGGTCGACTTGGTGGGGAACATCGGCACCGTCGTGCGCAGCTTGAAGAACCACGGGATCAGGGCCTTCGCCTCGGGCCACAGTCCGTACATCCGCAGCGGCACGCCGCCCTGCCGGGCGGTGCGGGCCAGCCGCTCCCGGTTGACGAACAGCCGGTGGTCGTGGCACCCCTTGGGCGCCATGCCGGGCAGCGGGAGGTTCTCGGTGAGCGTCACGATCAGGATCCGGGCGAGGAAGGTGTCCGCGATCGTGTCGAGCAGCAGGGTGCCGCCGGGCCGCAGCACGCGGCAGCACTCGGCGACCACGGCGTAGGGGTCCGGCACGTGCTCCAGGCACTGGCCGGCGACGACGACGTCCACGCTCTCGTCCTCGAACGGGAGCTTGGCCACGTCGGCCAGGATCGTCTCGTCCACGCCGTGCGCCTGGGCGACCTCCAGCGAGCGCTCCGACTGGTCGACGCCGACGTGCTTGTACCCCTTGCCCGCGATGTGCGGGTGCAGCAGACCGCCGCCGCAGGCGACGTCGACGAGGGTCGCGCCGGGCCGGTCGGCCTGCGGGATGAGCTGGCCGCGCTTCGCCGCGATCCATCCGAGTGCGGCGAAGGGACCGCGCGGGTCCCACCACTGGTCGGCGAGCGAGTCGTACTGGGTGAGGTCGTTGGCGGGAACTCTGGGCTTCTTCACGGGCCTCCGTTCGGGCTAACGCTGATAACGGCCGAGTGCCATGACCGGGAACAGGTGCCGGTACATGGGGTAGCTCATGTAGAACTGGCCGGGCAGGACGGTGCCGGTGAAGGCCTCCTCGTCCCAACCGCCTTCGTCGTTCTGGGTTTCCACCAGGTGGGCCAGGCCGCGCCGGACCCGCGCGTCGTCGGCGGGCACGCCCGCCGAGTGGAGCGCGAGCAGGGCCCAGGAGCTCTGACTGGGCGTCGACTCGCCGCGCCCGCGCCAGGCCGGGTCCAGGTAGGAGTTGAGGTCCTCCCCCCAACCGCCGTCCGGGTTCTGATGCTCCATCAGCCAACTGACGGCGCGGCGGATCGGGCGGCTGCCGGGCGAGACGCCGGCCCGCAGCAGCGCGGGGACGGCCGCGCCGGTGCCGTAGAGGTGGTTGGCGCCCCACCGGCCGAACCAGGACCCGTCCGGCTGCTGCGCCTTGACCAGCCAGCGCACGGCCGCCCGGGAGCGCGGGTCCTTCGCCAGGCCCTGGCCGGCCACGCTCTCCAGGGCGTGCGCGGTGATGTCCGGGCAGGGCCGGTCGGTCAGTTCGGTGAAGTCGAGGCTGGAGAGCTTCGACGCCGACCAGGAGTCGTTGTCCGCGTCGTAGGCCGCCCAGCCGCCGTCGCCGGACTGCATGGCCAGCAGCCAGGACAGGCCGCGCGCGGAGGCGCCGCGCAGCCGCGCCGCCTCGCCCGGATCGGCCGGGGCCACCCGGGAGAGCGCCTCGATGACCAGGGCGGTGTCGTCGCAGTCGGGGAAGGACTGTTCGACGAACCCCACC of Kitasatospora viridis contains these proteins:
- a CDS encoding polyprenyl synthetase family protein; the protein is MAPTGPTGPTGPSQEFPQLLGDLSRVHDRVIKELTLDDADFEEALQHLLRRPGKFLRPALALTAAYLVGGDAPAAEQVVTAGAAVELLHTATLYHDDLCDQAVVRRGRPTVNARYGDSTALVLGDYLLSTALGLAASLGPEAAAAGVRCAQRICLGQLTELREAGRTDRSVHSYLAAIAGKTAALTSYSALLGAIAAGADERQRTAIAAFGHHLGLAFQIWNDLGDLHGPAEAGEPGKGRDLWNGVYTLPVLYGLESAGDALRPLLGPELSEDAAAEVAEVLRRSGAVARAAEAADEHLRTAFGHLDGLGDAARGGVTALRGALGGLLPELADFVGAAAGANGRRTEGT
- a CDS encoding prenyltransferase, whose amino-acid sequence is MTAASPAAAPGHQRAGLRAWVVAAGPPLVLVIVLQGLYAVAAARHVHPLTDWRVLLTLLVLVPDCIGRRYVNDYEDYVRGLDRPDGVRPESALAQGLDMRRLRLAGLGCFALAWVGLAVLAAATNLWLLPAIALCYLGYFGYAGGPRPLGHRAMGELLDFVVTGTGVTLILTWLNAGRISADLVLASLGPGFLFAALMLHNNARDVEKDRAAGKTTLPHVVSAATTKILYAGCLAGFYAVDGLLVWRFDSPAMLLPLLTLPWAGALVWSFSRSRIGPSLISWAWLYYLMIADFVLFSIGAWL
- the ubiG gene encoding bifunctional 2-polyprenyl-6-hydroxyphenol methylase/3-demethylubiquinol 3-O-methyltransferase UbiG gives rise to the protein MKKPRVPANDLTQYDSLADQWWDPRGPFAALGWIAAKRGQLIPQADRPGATLVDVACGGGLLHPHIAGKGYKHVGVDQSERSLEVAQAHGVDETILADVAKLPFEDESVDVVVAGQCLEHVPDPYAVVAECCRVLRPGGTLLLDTIADTFLARILIVTLTENLPLPGMAPKGCHDHRLFVNRERLARTARQGGVPLRMYGLWPEAKALIPWFFKLRTTVPMFPTKSTNVMFQAIGTKTAAPSGNGR